The following are from one region of the Luteimonas sp. MC1572 genome:
- a CDS encoding 2-hydroxychromene-2-carboxylate isomerase, translating into MEEAVRPRVARWYFDFISPFAYLQWQAVKRMDGVTIDCRPILFAGLLRHHGHKGPAEIAPKRTFTYRHVQWRADRAGVPLTFPPAHPFNPLPVLRLCVAAGATHAAVDAIFDHVWREGRAGDDAAALTGLATRLGIADPEAAMADDTVKKALRANFDAAIADGVFGVPSLVVDGEVFWGEDATAMFQAYLADPHLFDTPAMRRLEALPVGVER; encoded by the coding sequence ATGGAAGAGGCTGTGCGGCCGCGCGTTGCGCGCTGGTATTTCGATTTCATCTCGCCGTTCGCCTACCTGCAGTGGCAGGCGGTGAAGCGCATGGACGGCGTCACCATCGACTGCCGGCCGATCCTGTTCGCCGGGCTGCTGCGGCACCACGGCCACAAGGGGCCGGCGGAAATCGCGCCAAAGCGCACGTTCACCTACCGCCACGTGCAGTGGCGCGCGGACCGCGCCGGCGTGCCGCTGACCTTTCCGCCGGCACACCCGTTCAATCCGCTGCCCGTGCTGCGCCTGTGCGTGGCGGCCGGCGCGACGCACGCGGCGGTCGACGCGATCTTCGACCACGTCTGGCGCGAAGGCCGCGCGGGCGACGACGCCGCAGCGCTGACGGGGCTGGCAACAAGGCTCGGCATCGCCGATCCGGAGGCAGCCATGGCCGACGACACGGTCAAGAAGGCGCTGCGCGCGAATTTCGACGCCGCCATCGCCGACGGCGTGTTCGGCGTGCCGAGCCTGGTCGTGGACGGCGAGGTGTTCTGGGGCGAGGACGCCACGGCGATGTTCCAGGCGTACCTGGCCGACCCGCACCTGTTCGACACCCCTGCGATGCGGCGGCTGGAGGCGCTGCCGGTGGGCGTGGAGCGGTAG
- a CDS encoding amidohydrolase, with protein MNSLTAALDPVYAHIAPGLLDIYKDLHRNPELSMQEHRTAGIAADYIEALGYDVTRGVGVTGVVGVLRNGEGPTVMLRADMDALPMAEDTGLPYASTVTATDAEGRSVGVAHSCGHDLHVAWMLGAARVLAEHRDAWQGTVLIVFQPGEETAEGANAMIADWDGAGLPRADVVLGQHVMVGAAGTVSYRAGVILSAGDSLKVQLFGRGSHGSQPQTSIDPVVMAAATVMRLQTIVSREIGPQESAVLTIGSLQAGTKENIIPDDATIKLNMRTYDEGVREHMLQAVKRICCAECDASNAPRPPEFTTLSSYPLTDNDREATARIVDAFRAQFGDAVHESKRMAASEDFSVFGRTWGVPYVFWFVGGTDPDVHAKAKAEGTLNRIPSNHSPRFAPVLDPTLKTGLQAMLSAASAWLCPSSTSTKGDAA; from the coding sequence ATGAACTCCCTGACGGCCGCGCTGGATCCGGTCTACGCGCACATCGCGCCCGGACTCCTGGACATCTACAAGGACCTGCACCGGAATCCCGAGCTGTCGATGCAGGAGCATCGCACCGCAGGCATCGCCGCCGACTACATCGAGGCGCTCGGTTACGACGTCACGCGCGGCGTGGGCGTCACCGGCGTGGTCGGCGTGCTGCGCAACGGCGAAGGCCCCACGGTGATGCTGCGCGCCGACATGGACGCGCTGCCGATGGCCGAGGACACCGGCCTGCCGTATGCAAGCACGGTGACCGCGACCGACGCCGAGGGCCGCAGCGTGGGCGTGGCGCATTCCTGCGGCCACGACCTGCACGTGGCCTGGATGCTCGGCGCCGCGCGCGTGCTGGCGGAGCATCGCGATGCCTGGCAGGGGACCGTGTTGATCGTGTTCCAGCCGGGCGAGGAAACCGCCGAGGGCGCCAACGCGATGATCGCGGACTGGGATGGTGCCGGGCTGCCGCGCGCGGACGTGGTGCTCGGCCAGCATGTGATGGTGGGCGCGGCGGGCACGGTGAGCTACCGCGCAGGGGTGATCCTGTCCGCGGGCGACAGCCTGAAAGTGCAGCTTTTCGGGCGCGGATCGCATGGCTCGCAGCCGCAGACATCGATCGATCCGGTGGTGATGGCCGCCGCCACCGTGATGCGCCTGCAGACCATCGTCTCGCGCGAGATCGGGCCGCAGGAAAGCGCGGTGCTGACCATCGGCTCGCTGCAGGCCGGCACCAAGGAAAACATCATCCCGGACGACGCCACCATCAAGCTCAACATGCGCACCTACGACGAGGGCGTGCGCGAGCACATGCTGCAGGCGGTCAAGCGCATCTGCTGCGCCGAATGCGACGCCTCCAACGCGCCGCGCCCGCCCGAGTTCACCACCCTCAGCAGCTACCCGCTCACCGACAACGACCGCGAGGCGACGGCGCGCATCGTCGACGCGTTCCGCGCGCAGTTCGGTGACGCCGTGCATGAGAGCAAGCGCATGGCCGCCAGCGAGGACTTCAGCGTGTTCGGCCGCACCTGGGGCGTGCCCTACGTGTTCTGGTTCGTCGGCGGCACCGATCCCGATGTCCATGCAAAGGCGAAGGCGGAAGGCACGCTCAACAGGATTCCGAGCAATCACTCGCCACGCTTCGCGCCGGTGCTCGACCCCACACTGAAGACGGGGCTGCAGGCGATGCTCAGCGCGGCATCGGCGTGGTTGTGTCCTTCATCCACCAGCACGAAGGGAGATGCCGCATGA
- a CDS encoding efflux RND transporter periplasmic adaptor subunit → MTGTTPRRTWMLAVAAVVVGLLLLWGLARWRGPVLPGYEVVAGPLVQSVVATGRIAAPSRVQVGAEIAGLVLERRVTDGDRVAPGDVLVVLRARDLEARRDEARAALDTLRQADRPDAEARLREARAGLAQAERELVRRRELGERQLVARESVEQAGQAAIAARAAVDQARVAVTALSGGAREAQARERLGAAEAELARAVIRATVPGIVLTRGVEPGDTVNPGDVLLEIARDAPGEILLPLDEKNLARLALGQPATCIADAFPDRPFAATVYHVAPGIDPSRGTVDVRLRIDPAADFVRQDMTVTATILTGRREDALAVPNDALLDAGSGSDGATVLLVRDGRVQRTPVRIGLRGLAMSEVREGLRAGDRVLAAGALDLADLPDDGSRARVAGQPPPDSGHATRGELPVKFD, encoded by the coding sequence ATGACCGGAACGACCCCGCGGCGGACATGGATGCTTGCCGTTGCGGCCGTGGTGGTCGGGCTCCTGCTCCTCTGGGGGCTGGCGCGGTGGCGCGGTCCGGTGCTGCCCGGTTACGAGGTCGTTGCCGGACCGCTGGTGCAGAGCGTCGTCGCCACCGGGCGGATCGCGGCGCCTTCGCGCGTGCAGGTCGGTGCGGAAATCGCCGGCCTGGTGCTCGAGCGCCGCGTGACCGACGGCGATCGCGTCGCCCCCGGTGACGTGCTGGTGGTGCTGCGCGCGCGTGACCTCGAGGCGCGACGCGACGAAGCCCGCGCGGCGCTCGACACCCTGCGCCAGGCTGACCGGCCCGACGCCGAGGCGCGCCTGCGCGAGGCGCGCGCCGGACTCGCCCAGGCCGAGCGTGAACTCGTGCGCCGCCGCGAACTCGGAGAGCGCCAGCTGGTGGCGCGCGAGAGCGTGGAGCAGGCCGGGCAGGCGGCGATCGCCGCGCGGGCCGCGGTGGATCAGGCGCGCGTGGCCGTCACGGCGCTGAGCGGCGGCGCGCGCGAGGCGCAGGCGCGCGAGCGACTGGGCGCCGCCGAGGCCGAGCTGGCGCGTGCGGTGATCCGCGCCACCGTGCCGGGCATCGTGCTGACGCGCGGTGTCGAACCCGGCGACACCGTGAATCCGGGCGACGTGCTGCTCGAGATCGCGCGCGATGCGCCGGGCGAGATCCTGCTGCCGCTGGATGAAAAGAACCTCGCGCGCCTGGCGCTGGGCCAGCCCGCCACCTGCATCGCCGATGCGTTTCCCGACCGTCCGTTCGCGGCCACGGTGTACCACGTGGCGCCCGGCATCGACCCTTCGCGCGGCACGGTGGACGTGCGCCTGCGCATCGACCCGGCCGCGGACTTCGTGCGCCAGGACATGACCGTGACCGCCACCATCCTGACCGGCCGTCGCGAGGATGCGCTGGCCGTGCCCAACGACGCGCTGCTCGATGCAGGCTCCGGATCGGACGGTGCCACCGTGCTGCTGGTGCGCGACGGCCGCGTGCAGCGCACGCCGGTGCGCATCGGCCTGCGTGGCCTGGCGATGAGCGAAGTGCGCGAAGGCCTGCGCGCCGGCGACCGCGTGCTGGCGGCGGGCGCGCTGGACCTCGCGGACCTGCCCGATGACGGCAGCCGCGCGCGCGTGGCCGGCCAGCCGCCGCCGGACAGCGGACATGCCACGCGCGGCGAGCTGCCGGTGAAGTTCGACTGA
- a CDS encoding BolA family protein — MTRKADRIHAALQALSPTHLEVLDESHMHSRGLETHYKAVVISDAFAGKTAVRRHQAVYAVLGGLMGEIHALALHTWTPEEWAGRGAAPDSPACLGGSKHDKA; from the coding sequence ATGACCCGCAAAGCCGACCGCATCCACGCCGCCCTGCAAGCGCTCTCGCCCACGCATCTCGAAGTGCTGGATGAAAGCCATATGCACAGCCGGGGCCTGGAAACGCACTACAAGGCCGTGGTGATCAGCGATGCATTTGCCGGCAAGACCGCCGTCCGCCGCCACCAGGCGGTCTATGCGGTGTTGGGCGGGCTGATGGGCGAGATCCATGCACTTGCGCTGCATACCTGGACGCCCGAAGAGTGGGCGGGGCGTGGCGCGGCGCCGGATTCACCCGCATGCCTGGGCGGGAGCAAGCACGACAAGGCGTGA
- a CDS encoding (2Fe-2S)-binding protein — protein sequence MYVCVCNGVTDHDIRQAAAAGCSGMTELTMRTGCGASCGSCVDTAVGLLDQEARARDAARALPMANAA from the coding sequence GTGTACGTCTGTGTCTGCAATGGCGTGACCGATCACGATATCCGCCAGGCGGCCGCTGCCGGCTGCAGCGGCATGACCGAACTCACCATGCGCACCGGCTGCGGTGCGAGCTGCGGGTCGTGCGTCGACACCGCGGTCGGTCTCCTCGACCAGGAAGCCCGCGCCCGTGATGCCGCGCGTGCATTGCCCATGGCAAACGCCGCCTGA
- a CDS encoding RNA pyrophosphohydrolase has protein sequence MIDPDGYRPNVGIILMHPDGRVFWARRVRRDGWQFPQGGMNTDETPLEAMYRELREETGLLPDHVDVAGVTPGWLRYRLPPRAIRRNDRMVCIGQKQVWYLLRFTGSEADLRLDLTEKPEFDHWCWVDFWYPLEHVVNFKRGVYERALQHLAPFARQIAGVQAVPSVSLEATRGRGRQRPQRGRVVGARMQAVEGAKGPDGASR, from the coding sequence GTGATCGATCCGGACGGTTATCGGCCCAATGTCGGCATCATCCTGATGCACCCCGACGGGCGCGTGTTCTGGGCGCGGCGGGTGCGCCGTGACGGCTGGCAGTTCCCGCAGGGCGGGATGAACACCGACGAGACGCCCCTCGAGGCCATGTACCGCGAGCTGCGCGAAGAAACCGGGCTGCTGCCCGACCACGTCGACGTGGCCGGCGTGACACCTGGCTGGCTGCGCTACCGCCTGCCGCCGCGCGCGATCCGCCGCAACGACCGCATGGTGTGCATTGGCCAGAAGCAGGTCTGGTACCTGCTGCGTTTCACCGGCAGCGAGGCCGACCTGCGCCTGGACCTGACCGAAAAGCCGGAGTTCGACCACTGGTGCTGGGTCGACTTCTGGTACCCGCTGGAGCACGTGGTCAACTTCAAGCGCGGTGTCTACGAGCGGGCGCTGCAGCACCTGGCGCCGTTCGCGCGGCAGATCGCGGGCGTGCAGGCGGTGCCGAGCGTGAGCCTGGAGGCGACCCGCGGCCGCGGCCGGCAGAGGCCGCAGCGCGGGCGGGTCGTGGGCGCGCGGATGCAGGCGGTGGAAGGCGCGAAGGGCCCCGACGGCGCCTCCCGCTGA
- a CDS encoding MFS transporter encodes MSAVMGNVHIPETGFRGNDRLLFGMILGVVTFWLFAQSTLNIAPDMQRDLAISAGTMNNAVAMAALFSGILIVVMGGLADRLGRMRILRIGFVLSIVGSLMVGLAPTGALSAPMLLVGRAVQGMSAACIMPASLALVKAYWDGAERQRAVSMWSIGSWGGAGLGSLFGGLMAQTLGWRWIFFFSVAVALLGLWLVRGTPESKAGGGGAYRFDFAGILAFSVAMVALQVVVTQGSTLGWGSPLVLGLAAATIIAGIAFFRIESGNEHGFVDFRLFGNRVYTGATISNFLINATVGMQLVSLQLVQMGGGMSAQQAGMLTLGYAIAIIGFIRVGEKLLQRFGPRKPMVWGCLITGVAIACLMPTQIMLDQYRVVAIVGYTLFGLGLAFYATPSTDAALSSLPMDQSGSGSGIYKMASSLGAALGVAISGAIFAALGATDTGVRWLEGVITFAGRQDNLAIREAAMVALGFNLLMVAVAIVSILLTIPAGKRER; translated from the coding sequence ATGAGCGCCGTCATGGGAAATGTCCACATCCCGGAGACCGGGTTCCGCGGCAACGACCGCCTGCTGTTCGGCATGATCCTGGGGGTGGTGACCTTCTGGCTGTTCGCACAGTCCACGCTCAACATCGCGCCGGACATGCAGCGCGACCTCGCGATCTCCGCGGGCACCATGAACAACGCGGTGGCGATGGCCGCGCTGTTCTCCGGCATCCTGATCGTGGTGATGGGCGGCCTGGCCGACCGCCTCGGCCGCATGCGGATCCTGCGCATCGGCTTCGTGCTCAGCATCGTCGGCTCACTGATGGTCGGGCTGGCGCCGACCGGGGCGCTGAGCGCGCCGATGCTGCTGGTCGGGCGCGCGGTGCAGGGCATGTCGGCGGCCTGCATCATGCCGGCGAGCCTCGCCCTGGTGAAGGCGTACTGGGATGGTGCCGAGCGCCAGCGCGCGGTGAGCATGTGGTCGATCGGCTCCTGGGGCGGCGCCGGCCTGGGCTCGCTGTTCGGCGGCCTGATGGCGCAGACGCTGGGCTGGCGCTGGATCTTCTTTTTCTCCGTGGCCGTCGCCCTGCTGGGGCTGTGGCTGGTGCGCGGCACGCCGGAGAGCAAGGCCGGCGGCGGTGGCGCGTACCGCTTCGACTTCGCCGGCATCCTCGCCTTCAGCGTGGCGATGGTGGCGCTGCAGGTGGTGGTGACCCAGGGCAGCACCCTGGGCTGGGGCAGCCCGCTGGTGCTGGGCCTGGCGGCCGCCACGATCATCGCGGGCATCGCGTTCTTCCGGATCGAGTCGGGCAACGAGCACGGGTTCGTCGACTTCCGCCTGTTCGGCAACCGCGTCTACACCGGCGCGACGATCTCCAACTTCCTGATCAACGCCACGGTGGGCATGCAGCTGGTGTCGCTGCAGCTGGTGCAGATGGGCGGCGGCATGAGCGCGCAGCAGGCGGGCATGCTGACCCTTGGCTACGCCATCGCGATCATCGGCTTCATCCGCGTGGGTGAGAAGCTGCTGCAGCGGTTCGGTCCGCGCAAGCCGATGGTCTGGGGCTGCCTGATCACCGGCGTCGCGATCGCCTGCCTGATGCCCACGCAGATCATGCTCGACCAGTACCGGGTCGTCGCCATCGTCGGCTACACGCTGTTCGGCCTGGGGCTGGCGTTCTACGCCACGCCGTCGACCGACGCTGCGCTGTCGAGCCTGCCCATGGACCAGTCGGGTTCGGGTTCGGGCATCTACAAGATGGCGTCGTCCCTGGGCGCCGCGCTGGGTGTGGCGATCTCGGGTGCGATCTTCGCCGCGCTGGGCGCAACCGATACCGGCGTCCGCTGGCTGGAGGGCGTCATCACCTTCGCGGGCCGCCAGGACAACCTCGCCATCCGCGAGGCCGCGATGGTGGCGCTGGGCTTCAACCTGCTGATGGTCGCGGTGGCGATCGTCTCGATCCTGCTGACGATTCCGGCGGGCAAGCGCGAGCGGTGA
- a CDS encoding ABC transporter permease yields the protein MWIESTIAVRFMRQGRAQTLLILFGIAVGVAVIVFVTALIAGLQDNIVARTLGTQAHIRVEAPREANHIAPAPAGTLQLVLEDPRPQALRPIDNWLDVRDVLDGLAGVAAVSPVVSGPAFGRRGEAVESVALVGIDLARYLRVIPLDDNMVEGRLDVGSGNAVVGRQLAEDLGLRLGGKLRLDAGAGREAIVNVAGIFELGVRELDARYVYLDLKQAQSLLALPGGVTVIDVTVDDLFGADRVAARVRGLTGLQAESWMESNAQLMNALSSQSLSTRMISFFVAMSVALGIASVLAVSVAQRTREIGILRAMGTRRRQMLLVFLVQGAVLGLIGSALGALAGWGMVAAFNTFGPRLFIIPMPAALVPAAMALATIAGVGAALVPASRASRLDPVEAIRHA from the coding sequence ATGTGGATCGAATCCACCATCGCCGTCCGCTTCATGCGCCAGGGACGGGCGCAGACGCTGCTGATCCTGTTCGGCATCGCGGTGGGCGTGGCGGTGATCGTGTTCGTGACCGCGCTGATCGCCGGGCTGCAGGACAACATCGTCGCGCGCACGCTGGGCACGCAGGCGCACATCCGCGTCGAGGCGCCGCGCGAGGCCAACCACATCGCGCCGGCGCCGGCCGGCACGCTGCAGCTGGTGCTGGAGGATCCGCGCCCGCAGGCGCTGCGGCCGATCGACAACTGGCTCGACGTGCGTGACGTGCTCGACGGCCTGGCCGGCGTGGCGGCGGTCTCGCCGGTGGTGTCGGGCCCTGCGTTCGGGCGCCGCGGCGAGGCGGTGGAATCGGTGGCGCTGGTGGGCATCGACCTGGCGCGCTACCTGCGCGTGATCCCGCTCGACGACAACATGGTGGAGGGGCGCCTGGACGTGGGTTCGGGCAACGCGGTGGTCGGCCGCCAGCTCGCGGAAGACCTCGGCCTGCGTCTCGGCGGCAAGCTGCGACTCGATGCCGGCGCCGGGCGCGAGGCGATCGTCAACGTCGCGGGCATCTTCGAGCTCGGCGTGCGCGAACTCGACGCGCGCTATGTCTACCTCGACCTCAAGCAGGCGCAGTCGCTGCTGGCGCTGCCGGGTGGCGTGACGGTGATCGACGTGACCGTCGACGACCTGTTCGGCGCCGACCGGGTGGCGGCGCGCGTGCGCGGCCTCACCGGGCTGCAGGCGGAGAGCTGGATGGAGTCCAACGCGCAGCTGATGAACGCGCTCAGCTCGCAAAGCCTCTCCACGCGCATGATCAGTTTCTTCGTGGCGATGTCGGTGGCGCTGGGCATCGCCAGCGTGCTCGCGGTGAGCGTGGCGCAGCGCACGCGCGAGATCGGCATCCTGCGCGCGATGGGCACGCGCCGGCGGCAGATGCTGCTCGTGTTCCTGGTGCAGGGCGCGGTGCTCGGGCTGATTGGCTCGGCGCTCGGCGCGCTGGCCGGCTGGGGCATGGTGGCCGCGTTCAACACCTTTGGTCCGAGGCTTTTCATCATCCCGATGCCGGCCGCGCTGGTGCCGGCGGCGATGGCGCTGGCCACCATCGCCGGCGTGGGCGCGGCGCTGGTGCCCGCCTCGCGCGCCTCGCGGCTGGATCCGGTGGAGGCCATCCGCCATGCCTGA
- a CDS encoding ABC transporter ATP-binding protein, producing MPEAGEVLRLQGLRKSYNIGRPNEVEVLHGIDLQLDRADFAALVGPSGSGKSTLLNLIGLLDTPTAGELYLRGAATREMDDEARTALRGRHIGFVFQFHHLIGAFTALDNVLMPWMVAHGKPDRETVDSARGLLADVGLEKFADRHPDQLSGGQQQRVAIARALVTRPALLLADEPTGNLDTKTAAEVFELLRRFNAQYGCAVLVVTHDPRLSESCDRTVTLVDGRIVSDARREAAGRVPGPA from the coding sequence ATGCCTGAAGCAGGCGAGGTGCTGCGGCTGCAGGGGCTGCGCAAGTCGTACAACATCGGCCGGCCAAACGAGGTCGAGGTGCTGCACGGCATCGACCTGCAGCTGGACCGCGCCGACTTCGCCGCGCTGGTCGGTCCGTCCGGTTCCGGCAAGAGCACGCTGCTCAATCTCATCGGGCTGCTCGACACGCCGACCGCGGGCGAGCTCTACCTGCGCGGCGCCGCCACGCGCGAGATGGACGATGAAGCGCGCACCGCGTTGCGTGGCCGGCACATCGGCTTCGTATTCCAGTTCCACCACCTGATCGGCGCCTTCACCGCGCTCGACAACGTCCTGATGCCGTGGATGGTGGCGCACGGCAAACCCGACCGCGAAACGGTCGACAGTGCCCGCGGCCTGCTGGCCGACGTCGGCCTGGAGAAATTCGCCGACCGCCATCCCGACCAGCTGTCCGGCGGGCAGCAGCAGCGCGTGGCGATCGCCCGCGCGCTTGTGACACGCCCGGCGCTGCTGCTCGCGGACGAACCGACCGGAAACCTCGACACGAAGACCGCCGCCGAAGTGTTCGAACTGCTGCGCCGCTTCAACGCGCAGTACGGCTGCGCGGTGCTGGTAGTGACCCATGATCCGCGGCTTTCGGAGAGCTGCGACCGCACGGTCACGCTGGTCGACGGGCGCATCGTCTCCGACGCGCGCCGGGAGGCCGCGGGGCGGGTCCCGGGTCCGGCCTGA
- the acnD gene encoding Fe/S-dependent 2-methylisocitrate dehydratase AcnD, translating into MNNQHRKPLPGTKLDWFDAREAVEAMQPGAWERLSYTARVHAENIVRRAEPGRVGDFLRQLVEHRRDLDFPWFPARVVCHDILGQTALVDLAGLRDAIADAGGDPAQVNPVVPVQLIVDHSLAVECGGFDPDAFTRNREIEDRRNADRFHFIDWTKKAFRNVDVIPPGNGIMHQINLEKMSPVVYVQDGVAFPDTCVGTDSHTPHVDALGVIAVGVGGLEAENVMLGRASWMRTPEIIGVELAGKPAPGITATDVVLALTEFLRQQKVVGAYLEFRGEGAAALTIGDRATISNMAPEYGATAAMFFIDDNTLDYLRLTGREDAQVALVETYAKAAGLWASDLANAQYERTLHFDLSTVVRNMAGPSNPHRRLPVSDLAERGIAGNLAGAHAQEAEGLLPDGAVIIAAITSCTNTSNPRNVIAAALLARNANARGLVRKPWVKSSLAPGSRAVQLYLEEANLLTELEQLGFGIVGFACTTCNGMSGALDPVIQQEVIDRDLYAVAVLSGNRNFDGRIHPYAKQAFLASPPLVIAYAIAGTIRFDIEKDVLGVDADGTPVTLKDIWPSDEEIDAVVKASVKPEQFRRVYEPMFRLVVDDGTRVDPLYDWRPMSTYIRRPPYWEGALAGARAMTGMRPLAVLGDNITTDHLSPSNAIMASSAAGEYLAKMGLPEEDFNSYATHRGDHLTAQRATFANPKLLNEMVRNEDGSVRQGSLARIEPEGEITRMWEAIETYMQRKQPLIIIAGADYGQGSSRDWAAKGVRLAGVEVIVAEGFERIHRTNLVGMGVLPLQFLPGTDRNTLAIDGSETFDVSGAPTPGATLTLVIHRRGGEVLEVPVTCRIDSDEEASVYEAGGVLQRFAQDFMASTAA; encoded by the coding sequence ATGAACAACCAGCACCGCAAGCCCCTCCCCGGCACCAAGCTCGACTGGTTCGACGCCCGCGAGGCGGTCGAGGCCATGCAGCCCGGCGCCTGGGAGCGGCTGTCCTACACCGCGCGCGTGCATGCCGAGAACATCGTGCGCCGCGCCGAGCCCGGGCGGGTCGGCGACTTCCTGCGCCAGCTGGTCGAGCACCGCCGCGACCTCGACTTCCCATGGTTCCCCGCGCGCGTGGTCTGCCACGACATCCTCGGCCAGACCGCGCTGGTCGACCTGGCCGGCCTGCGCGACGCCATCGCCGACGCCGGCGGCGACCCCGCGCAGGTCAACCCGGTGGTGCCGGTGCAGCTGATCGTCGACCACTCGCTGGCGGTCGAATGCGGTGGGTTCGATCCGGACGCGTTCACCCGCAACCGCGAGATCGAGGACCGGCGCAACGCCGACCGCTTCCACTTCATCGACTGGACGAAGAAGGCGTTCAGGAACGTCGACGTGATCCCGCCGGGCAACGGGATCATGCATCAGATCAACCTGGAGAAGATGTCGCCTGTCGTGTACGTGCAGGACGGCGTGGCGTTCCCCGACACCTGCGTCGGCACCGACAGCCACACGCCGCACGTCGACGCGCTCGGCGTGATCGCGGTGGGCGTGGGCGGGCTGGAAGCGGAGAACGTGATGCTGGGCCGCGCGTCGTGGATGCGCACGCCGGAGATCATCGGCGTGGAGCTGGCGGGCAAGCCTGCGCCGGGCATCACCGCCACCGACGTGGTACTGGCGCTGACCGAGTTCCTGCGCCAGCAGAAGGTCGTGGGCGCGTACCTGGAGTTCCGCGGCGAGGGCGCCGCGGCTCTGACCATCGGCGACCGCGCCACGATCTCCAACATGGCGCCCGAGTACGGCGCCACCGCGGCGATGTTCTTCATCGACGACAACACGCTCGACTACCTGCGCCTCACCGGCCGCGAGGACGCGCAGGTGGCGCTGGTGGAGACCTATGCCAAGGCCGCCGGGCTGTGGGCGTCGGACCTCGCCAATGCGCAATACGAGCGCACCCTGCACTTCGACCTGTCGACGGTCGTGCGCAACATGGCCGGCCCGTCGAATCCGCACCGCAGGCTTCCGGTGAGCGACCTGGCCGAGCGCGGCATCGCCGGCAACCTCGCCGGCGCGCACGCGCAGGAAGCCGAAGGCCTGCTGCCCGATGGCGCGGTGATCATCGCCGCCATCACCAGCTGCACCAACACGTCCAACCCGCGCAACGTGATCGCCGCGGCGCTGCTGGCGCGCAACGCCAACGCGCGCGGGCTGGTGCGCAAGCCGTGGGTGAAGAGCTCGCTGGCGCCGGGCTCGCGCGCGGTGCAGCTGTACCTGGAAGAGGCGAACCTGCTCACCGAACTGGAGCAGCTCGGCTTCGGCATCGTCGGCTTCGCCTGCACCACCTGCAACGGCATGTCCGGCGCGCTGGACCCGGTGATCCAGCAGGAAGTCATCGACCGCGATCTGTACGCGGTGGCGGTGCTGTCGGGCAACCGCAACTTCGACGGCCGCATCCATCCGTATGCCAAGCAGGCGTTCCTCGCCTCGCCGCCGCTGGTCATCGCGTACGCCATCGCCGGAACCATCCGCTTCGACATCGAAAAGGACGTGCTCGGCGTGGATGCCGACGGCACGCCGGTGACGCTGAAGGACATCTGGCCCAGCGACGAGGAAATCGACGCGGTGGTCAAGGCCAGCGTCAAGCCGGAGCAGTTCCGCCGCGTGTACGAGCCGATGTTCCGCCTGGTGGTGGACGACGGCACGCGCGTCGATCCGCTCTACGACTGGCGCCCGATGAGCACCTACATCCGCCGCCCGCCGTACTGGGAGGGCGCGCTGGCCGGCGCGCGTGCGATGACCGGCATGCGTCCGCTCGCGGTGCTCGGCGACAACATCACCACCGACCACCTGTCGCCATCGAACGCGATCATGGCCTCCAGCGCCGCCGGCGAATACCTGGCGAAGATGGGCCTGCCGGAAGAGGACTTCAATTCCTACGCCACCCACCGCGGCGACCACCTCACCGCGCAGCGCGCGACGTTCGCCAACCCCAAGCTCCTCAACGAGATGGTGCGCAACGAAGACGGCAGCGTGCGCCAGGGATCATTGGCGCGCATCGAGCCCGAAGGCGAAATCACGCGCATGTGGGAGGCGATCGAAACCTACATGCAGCGGAAGCAGCCACTGATCATCATCGCCGGCGCCGACTACGGCCAGGGCTCGAGCCGCGACTGGGCGGCAAAGGGCGTGCGCCTCGCCGGCGTGGAGGTGATCGTCGCCGAAGGCTTCGAACGCATCCACCGCACCAACCTCGTCGGCATGGGCGTGCTGCCGCTGCAGTTCCTGCCGGGCACCGACCGCAACACGCTGGCGATCGACGGCAGCGAGACGTTTGACGTCAGCGGCGCACCGACGCCGGGCGCGACGCTCACCCTGGTCATCCACCGCCGCGGCGGCGAGGTGCTCGAGGTGCCGGTGACCTGCCGCATCGACTCCGACGAGGAAGCGTCGGTGTACGAGGCGGGCGGCGTGCTGCAGCGCTTCGCGCAGGATTTCATGGCCTCGACCGCCGCGTAA